A genome region from bacterium SCSIO 12844 includes the following:
- a CDS encoding TcfC E-set like domain-containing protein, with translation MNCKICYLIYFLIAICFIYSIALANDKKKPPTVEIIEIDTIPKGFENLESQPRDFYVDVMFNAKKLTTVKVNFNPVSQTVLIYNPTPIMRQLHNVKYKEELLSMLKKRMPAHLDKVCKNNPSEHCGFIIPDKIAVILDPNKYTLELFIGKKYYTKTKRAPYLFDNPYDGFSYRQQFQANISGSDNADDDNYNFNTLNILGYRKSKAEVGLSLAQTGSQESYRLDPLFASTNYDHYQVNGGFFQTPGDLILQSQDILGASWGTNFQNFANHTETFSTPLEVFLPIASRVSVFRFNRLIFSQFYPAGNQIIDTSTFPQGSYNIVIETTNEYNQTETQERFFVKNSLVPIQGYPLYEIAGGVINTNNFNEDLFPQVGKDPFFSTFYSIRASNNIALQSLFTGTNSKAYLSLGAIYFGNYQSELSTQLTGGTTGEYGIGMSWGMQKEPFYMNSTTRYIYRPSPSETLDIFDYNPIRLSGLFLTTQISYAFDKLMMNLNMLYNYPQDSNQAHSYSIGPSVRYPFKFSSYDRNYLELSLTKSQDNFTVLLSVKFNFTHHNLFTTITPGVKYTDDTPDDNARRIEPTIAISSSYDIRTQDYAHLSLNAGYSQDSFVKNLFFSPIYRSELGRLQLELSQTYGDPDLFQYSGSYFGQATYSSGQWDLGGHQSGVSGVLIQIEENDDTDNSYFQILANGYVIETVKVNEIKTVFLAPYQSYDISIRPYKGNTFKQYDNIPKNITLYPGNFAYLNWKIKPKIILLTTLYDINKKPLINAFLTNTEEPAITLEEGFLQAEVSPDLTELEFILPNDDKCNASLPKDKTITDNYLDIPYLICK, from the coding sequence ATGAACTGTAAGATCTGTTACTTAATTTATTTTTTAATTGCTATTTGTTTTATCTATAGCATTGCATTAGCTAATGATAAAAAAAAGCCGCCTACAGTAGAAATTATCGAGATTGATACAATACCCAAAGGCTTTGAAAACCTTGAATCTCAGCCAAGAGATTTTTATGTTGATGTTATGTTTAATGCTAAAAAATTAACGACTGTAAAAGTTAATTTTAACCCAGTTTCACAAACCGTATTAATTTATAATCCAACGCCTATTATGCGCCAATTACATAATGTTAAGTATAAAGAAGAACTCTTATCTATGTTAAAAAAGCGTATGCCTGCACATCTTGATAAGGTTTGTAAAAATAATCCGTCAGAGCACTGTGGTTTTATCATTCCTGATAAGATTGCAGTTATATTGGACCCTAATAAATACACTTTGGAACTATTCATTGGTAAAAAATATTATACTAAAACAAAAAGGGCACCTTATTTATTTGATAATCCTTATGATGGTTTTTCATATCGTCAGCAATTTCAAGCCAATATCTCAGGATCTGATAATGCAGATGATGATAATTATAATTTTAATACTCTTAATATATTAGGTTATAGAAAATCTAAAGCAGAGGTTGGCTTATCCCTAGCTCAAACAGGTAGCCAAGAGAGTTATCGACTTGATCCTTTATTTGCAAGTACAAACTATGATCATTATCAAGTTAATGGGGGATTTTTTCAAACACCAGGTGATTTAATTTTACAGTCTCAAGATATTTTAGGTGCATCATGGGGTACTAATTTTCAAAATTTTGCCAATCATACAGAGACTTTTTCGACCCCACTAGAAGTCTTTTTACCCATTGCTTCGCGAGTTTCAGTTTTTAGATTTAATCGATTGATTTTTAGCCAATTTTATCCTGCTGGCAATCAAATTATTGATACTTCAACTTTCCCCCAAGGCTCATATAATATTGTTATTGAGACGACTAATGAATATAACCAAACAGAAACACAAGAGCGCTTTTTTGTTAAAAATTCTCTAGTACCAATCCAGGGATATCCATTATATGAAATAGCAGGTGGCGTTATCAATACGAATAACTTTAATGAAGACTTGTTCCCTCAAGTTGGAAAAGATCCATTTTTTTCAACATTTTATTCAATTAGAGCCTCGAATAATATTGCACTTCAATCGTTATTTACAGGGACTAATTCTAAAGCTTATCTATCATTAGGAGCAATTTATTTTGGTAATTATCAGTCTGAACTATCAACTCAATTAACGGGCGGCACAACAGGTGAATATGGAATAGGTATGTCATGGGGCATGCAAAAAGAACCTTTTTATATGAACTCTACAACACGATATATATACCGACCTAGTCCTTCAGAAACACTCGATATTTTTGATTATAATCCGATACGATTAAGTGGTCTTTTTTTAACAACACAGATAAGTTATGCATTTGATAAATTAATGATGAATTTAAATATGCTCTATAACTATCCACAAGACAGTAACCAAGCACACTCTTACTCAATTGGGCCATCTGTACGTTATCCATTTAAATTTTCAAGTTATGATAGAAATTATTTAGAGCTAAGTTTGACAAAATCTCAGGATAATTTTACAGTCTTATTATCAGTTAAATTTAATTTTACCCATCATAATTTATTTACGACCATCACACCAGGGGTTAAATATACCGATGATACACCAGATGATAATGCTAGACGCATTGAACCAACCATTGCAATTAGTTCAAGTTATGATATTAGAACACAGGATTATGCTCATCTATCTTTAAATGCGGGTTACTCTCAAGATTCATTTGTTAAAAACCTATTCTTTAGTCCAATCTATCGTAGTGAATTAGGTAGGTTACAATTAGAGTTAAGTCAAACTTATGGTGATCCGGATTTATTCCAGTATTCGGGCAGTTATTTTGGACAAGCGACTTATTCGTCAGGTCAGTGGGATTTAGGAGGTCATCAATCGGGTGTTTCAGGTGTGCTAATTCAAATTGAAGAAAATGATGATACTGATAATAGTTATTTTCAAATACTTGCTAATGGTTATGTGATTGAAACAGTAAAAGTTAATGAAATTAAGACAGTATTTCTTGCGCCTTATCAATCGTATGATATTTCAATTAGGCCTTATAAAGGTAATACATTTAAACAATATGATAATATACCTAAAAATATTACCCTATACCCTGGTAACTTCGCTTATCTTAATTGGAAGATAAAGCCTAAAATTATTTTATTAACGACATTATATGATATTAATAAAAAACCACTTATAAATGCTTTTTTAACCAATACTGAAGAACCAGCGATTACTCTGGAAGAAGGCTTTTTACAAGCTGAAGTTTCACCTGATTTAACTGAATTAGAATTTATTCTTCCTAATGATGATAAATGTAATGCTAGTTTACCTAAGGATAAGACTATTACTGATAATTATCTTGATATTCCATATTTAATTTGCAAATAA